GGCACTGTCAGCTGCTAACGCAACCGCTGACTTGTTCAAGATAGCGATTTCGGCTGTCATCCTGTCAGTTCTTGTAACTGGTTTGAATCGTCTTTCGCAAGTGCGATAATATCGCCGTTCATCACTGCTGGCGCGATGTCAGGTCGTTCGCATCAGTTTTCCCGCCTTCGCCTTCACTGCGTCATCCATCTCGATGAGTGGCGGCGGAAGTTGGCTGAGTGTGGATGGTTGAGGGTTGAGCCACAGGAGTTTCTCCGTCGCGTCAATACCGGGTTTGCTGCCGGTGGTGATTTCACTCGTTGCGTGGTTGAGGTTCATGGTTTGATTCGCAAGGCGCGAAAGCGGTTTAACATTCCTCGCATCAGCGGCGCGAACACCCACGGGCATATCCGAGACATCCACCACGCCGCGCGGGAGGAGAACGGAAACACGATCAGTTCCTGATTGCGCGCGACTCCGCGCAGGATGCCTTTCGCCGCCTGGCCCGGCTCGATCGCCCAGCGCAAGGGAAGCTGGGCCAAATGGTCCTCCTTCCGCACGTTCCAATACACATTGTGTTCGCCCATGTTCGTTCGCACCAGGCCCGGACAGGCCACGCTCACCTTCACTCCCAACCCGGCCGCTTCCACGCGCAGTGACGTCGAGAAACCGATGATGGCCCATTTCGTGGTGCTGTACGCCGTGATAATCGGCGTCGGCATCAAACCGGTCATGGACGACATATTCACGATGTGCCCAAAGCCCTGGCGCAGCATCACGGCATACGCCGCCATCGTGCCATGCACCACGCCCAACAGGTTCACGTCCACCACGCGCCGGAAATCCGCAACGTTGCCATCACGAAGTTCGCCCACGATGGCGACCGCGGCGTTGTTGAACATGTAATCCAGTCGCCCGTGAGCAGCCACGATTTTACTCACCAGATGCTGGACTTCCGCCTCACGCGACACGTCCAACTGCGCCGCCTCGGCGCGCCCCCCGTGCTCTCGAATGGCTGCCGCGACTTCCTCCGCTTTACCAATATTGATGTCGGCGACAACGGCGAACGCGCCGTCAGAAGCAAGTTGTTCGCACAGGGCGCGGCCAATGCCGGACGCTCCGCCGGTCACGATCGCAACGCAATTGGCCAGTTCGTGCATTGGTGCAGTTAATCGTCAGTCCCCGAAAAGCGCAGTGATTTTCTTTCGTACGTTTCATTCAGCCCACGGATGTCACCAACGCGCGGCGGCTGGTGGGATCGGAACAGTTCCAATTCCACTTCCGGCGCCCTTAATTCATTGGCGGTTGCGGCCCATCCCTCCTGACGCACGCCGCGCGACAAATCGACGCCGGGTTTGTTCAAACTTACAGAAGTTTTTCCTCAAACTCTCGCGAGCGCTGCCGCCAACAACAGTGTATTTTTCGGAGGTTGCACGCCCGAGCAGGCGTGCAGGTAGCGACGGGAGAAAGGAATATCATGAAAACGAAACAGATTGTGGTTTGCATGGTAATGGCGGGTGGTTTCAGCGTCGGTGTTTTCAACGCTCTTGCGCTGCACGAAATCTCAGCTTCCGTGGAAATACGGGCGGAAGCTGACTTTTACGCGCCGCTGGAGGCGCAGGGCGTCTGGGTTGAAGTGGGCTCCTACGGTCGTTGCTGGCATCCCGCGCGTGTCGAAGCGGGCTGGCGGCCGTATGCCGTCGGCCACTGGGTGTGGACCGACGATTGCGGCTGGTACTGGGTCAGCGACGAACCCTGGGCGTGGGCCTGCTATCATTACGGGCGCTGGGTGTATGATCCGCGCGCCGGGTGGGTCTGGGTGCCGGGCGTCGAATGGGGGCCGGCATGGGTCGCGTGGCGCGTCGGCGGAGGCTATGTGGGCTGGGCGCCATTGCCGCCGCACGTTGAGTTCGGTCGCGGTGAAGTGATACTCGCCTCACGCGTGACGGTGGCGCCGGAACATTTCGTCTTTGTCGAGGCGAACCACTTCCATGATCGGATCACGCCCGCGTCCGTGATCGTAAACAACAAGACGGTCATCAGCAAAACGACGCTCCTCACCAACATCAAGCGGGCGGACCGGACTTTCTCCGGCACCGCACCTCAGCGGGTCGTGGTGAATGAAGGGCCCGGTTTGAGCGCCATGCAAAAGGCGACGGATCAAAAAATTCGCAAGGCGGAAATCCGCGAAATGGTCCGGCAGACGCCCGCCCCGGAGGCGGTGACCCGCCGGGGCCAGCCGGGACGCGGTCCGGAAGCGGCGCAGACTGCCGCAAGGCCGGAGAAGGAGCGAAATCAGGGTGGCAGGGACATCGCGCCTCCGCAGGGAAAATCTGCCAACGACGATGACTCCTCTGATCGCGAGAAAGGACACGGTGGAGACGGAGAAAAAGGAAAAGGGCGCGGGTCAAAGAAACGTTGACCCGAACCGCCAGTGAACGACGCGCGGAGCAACGCCAGCTCCGCGCGTTTTTTTTGCGATCGCGGCCCTGGATATCACAGTCCATCCTTGACCACGTCCGAAGCTGCCCCACTATCCCGGCGAACTTTCCCGCCTGAATTCGCAAACAGGAAGTGAAGTCCATTATGCGTATGAGAAACCTCTTTTGTGTTGTGGCGGCGATTTTGTCGGCAGTCGAACTCGCCGCGCAGCCGGCTCGTGTCGAACCGGTCCGCGGTCCCTTTTGGTCCGGCACCGTTCGCGGCAAAGGCCGGAATGAAATCCTTGCGGACAAAGGCATCGTGATCACGGTTGGCGCGGACAAACGCGCGTATGTTTGCTACGACACGGACCTGATGCGGCTGTCCCTGGTATGGACGGGAGACTTTCTCGAGTTCGGAAACACGCTTTCACGCATTGAATGGCCGCCCCCGCCCCAGGTGAAAGGCGATCCGCTCTTCGGCACGCGCCCGGGTCCGGGCTGGGCAAAGGACGGAGACTTCACCGACCCCCGTCGAGATCATCAGGGACCGTTGCCGAAAGACCGGGCGCATTATCGAGGACTCCATGTGCATGGCGACAACGTGATTTTGTCATACACGGTCGGCGACTGCGAGGTGCTCGAAATGCCGGGTGTCGAGAATACTGAAACGGGCGTCGTTTTCACGCGGACGTTCCAAGTCGGCAGATCGTCTGCTCCCCTGACGCTGCTGGTGGCGGAAGCCGGCCAGGCGGCGAAGAGCGACGGGAAATCCGGACCCGCAGCCGGGAACGTGGCTGTCCTGATGGATGCCGCGGGCGCGGGCGGCGGCGTGATCGCGGCAGGTCTGCGAGGGACGTTGGAAGGCGCGGCCTGGGAAAACGTGAACGGCCGGATTCATCTAAAACTTCCGCCGCTCAAAGATCCCGCCCGGTTTCAACTCGCCATCTGGCGCGGTCCGCAGAAAGACCTCACCCGGACGGCTACCGGTCTGATCACCCGAGGCCCCGCGGTGGACCTTGCGGGTTTCTGCAACGGCGGCCCGGCGCATTTTCCAGAACCGGCCGTGACGCGGGGTGTCCGCGGGACCGGTGACGGCCCTTATATCGCGGATACTCTGACCGAGCCGTATCCAAACCCGTGGAACGTCCATACGTTTTTCGGCGGTTTCGATTTTTTCGCCGACGGACGGGCGGCGACCTGCACATTTCACGGCGATGTTTTCATCGTGTCCGGGATTGACGATTCGCTGGAGAAGCTGACCTGGCGGCGCTTCGCCACCGGGATGTTTCAACCCCTTGGCTTGAAGATCGTCGATGACACCGTTTATGTGCTGGGCCGCGACCAGATCACGCGCCTGCACGATTTGAACCACGACGGCGAGGCCGATTTCTACGAGAACTTCAACAACGACGTCATTGTCACGCCGAATTATCACGAATTTGCGCTCGACCTGCACACCGACTCGAAAGGCAACTTTTATTTCGCCAAAGGCGCGCCCTGGGAGCCGGAGGTGACTTCGCCGCACCAGGGCTGCCTGTTCAAAGTCTCGAGGGACGGCGCAAAGTTCGAAGTGATTGCCACGGGATTCCGCGCGCCAAACGGAATGACCGTCGGTCCTCATGACGAGATCACCGTCAGCGACAACCAGGGCCATTGGATGCCCTCGAGCAAGTTGAATTGGATCCGGGAAGGCGGCTTTTATGGAATGACCCCCTCCGCGCATCGCGACCTCGAGCTGCGCCGCAACGGCACCAACTTCACCGCCAACCCGAGCGATCCGCGGGTTCGCGCGAAATATGGTTTCCGCGGCTGGGACGCCGATTCCCCCATTCCCGATCATTACGATCTGCCGTTCTGCTGGCTGCCCATGAGCATGGACAACTCCAGCGGCGGGCAGGTCTGGGTGACCGGCGACAAATGGGGACCGTTGAAGGACCATTTGCTCTTTATGTCCTACGGCAAATGCACGCTGTTCGAAGTCATGAAGGAGGACGTTGACGGCGTGACGCAAGGCGGCATGGTGCAACTGCCGTTGAAGTTTAATTCGGGTCTGATGCGCGGCCGGGTGAATCCGCGCGACGGCCAGGTCTATCTTTGCGGGTTGAAGGGCTGGCAGACGAGCGCGACACGGGACGGCGGATTTTACCGGGTCCGCTTCACCGGGAAACCCGTCCACCTGCCGTCAGCGCTTCACGCCATGAAAAACGGAATGGAAATCGCATTCGCCTCGCCGCTGGATGACAAGTCCGCGACGGATGCCCAGAACTACAGTGTCGAACAATGGAACTACCTGTGGACTGGCAACTATGGTTCTCCCGACTTTTCGGTAAGAAACCCGGCGGAGAAGAAGCACGACCGGCCCGAAGTCAAATCGGCACGGCTCTCCGCCGACAAGAAAACGGTGTTTCTGGAGATTCCGGATATCCGGCCGTGCGATCAGATGAAGATCCGGTTCAACATTGACGCCGCCGACGGCACGCCGGTTTCTCAGGAGATCTACAACACCATTTACAAGCTCGGACGGGAAAGGAAACTCGGCACAAACTGAAGTGCGGGCCGTGATGGATGTTCCGGGACGGAAAGGAATTCAATTCGTTGACCTCGCGAGCGGCAGAGAAGCCCCGCCGTTACTTTCCATCAAGCGCGCGCCAGAGATACCAGGCGGCGACGGAACGGAACGGACGCCAGCGCTCGCCGTGCTCAAGCAGCTCCGCCGGCTCCGGCAACCCTTTGCGTTTGTAAGTAACGGCAAAACCCTTGCGCACGCCAAAATCGGTCGCCGGAAGGACGTCCAGCCGCCCGAGCGTGAAAATCAGTAGCATCTCCACCGTCCACGGCCCGACGCCGCGAATGACCGTGAGCCGTTCGACGATCTCCTCGTTGCTCAGCCGGGCGATCACACGCGAGGAGGGAACAACCCCTTCGATTGTTTTTGCGGCGATGTCCTTCACGGCGGCGGTTTTTGCGCGCGACAGACCCGCGCCGCGCAGCCGCCGGTCCGGCGTCGCAAGCAAATCTTCCGGCGTGGGAAATGTCCGGTCAGGGTAAAGCGCGATGACACGATTCAGGATGGCGGTTGCGGCGGTCCCGTTGAGCTGTTGATGGGCGACCGCACGGACAAGCGAGCGAAAGGGCGTGTGGCGCCTGCGCGACTTCAACTCGCACGGGCCGACCTTGCGGATGAGGCGGGCCAGGACCTTGTCCGAGTTGACCAGATGTTCGATGGCTGTTTCGTGCATGGGATCCGCGTTAATCATCTGGCCAAAATCAGAATCTGAAGGTAACAACATTCGCCATGAAAAAATCACCCCTGGCGACACTTTTGTTTCTCGGAGCTTTGGCCGGCTGCTCGACAACCGGCGGCGGACAGTTGAAATCGCTTTTTAACGGACGCGATCTCACGGGTTGGGTGGCGATGTATGGCGGTGAATGGGCGGTTGAAGACGGCCTCCTCGTTGGTCGCAATGGCAGGGACTGGAGCACGAACCCGGAGAAAAGCGGCTCCTGGCTCCGCACAACCAAACAATACGGCGATTTCGTCCTCGAACTGGACTACGCCATCAACGACGGCGGCAACAGCGGCATCTTCATCCGTTCCGCCCTCGAAAAGAACCCCGCGTTTACCGGACACGAAATGCAAATCCTCGCCGACCACGGCCGCCAGCCGACCAAGGGCTCGGCGGGTTCGCTCTACGACGTCGTCCCCGCCAGGAAAAACATGTCGAAACCCGCCGGCGAATGGAACCATGTGCGCATTGAAACCCATGGACGACGAATTCAGATCAGTTGGAATGGCGAGCAGACCATCGATTACGAAACCGACCGCCTGACCCGGGGTTATATCGGTCTGCAAAACCACGATACAACATCGGTGGTCAAATTTCGGAATATCCGGATCCAGGAGCTGTGACGTTTTCGGCTTTCTACGGACGAGGAAGCCGCTCCCACCGCGATCGGTCTCAGGTGTCGGGCAGGCCGGACAACAAACCCATCAGTTGTTTCGCGAATTCAGCTCCGACACCTTTCTCCTCGTGTTTGAAGTAAACAAAGACATCGCGCAAACCTTTCCGGTTTTGCGCGATCTTTTCCGCCCAGCACGCAATGTCGGCGTCGCGATACCCCTCATCGCGCAGTCGGAAGTAACCAAAATCCGCGGTGAGCACGATGGGAGTGGCCATTCGCTCGCTGTCCGCGATGCACAGCGCCGCGTTCTTCGACTTGAACAGCGCGAACACTTCATCGTCGTGCCACGAACTGTGGCGAAACTCGAAGGCGACTCGAACGCCATGGGGCAGCGCTTCCATGAAATCGGCCAGAACCGGGATGTCCCTGGCGAAACCGGGCGGCAGTTGAAACAGCACAACACCGAGTTTGGAATTCAGGGCCGGCAACGTGTTGCAAAATGCGCCCAGCACTTTCTCACAGTCGCGCAACCGGCGGAAGTGAGTGATCTCCTGCGGCGCCTTCAGGGTGAACTTGAATTCCAGCGGCGTCGCGATGACCCAGCGCTCGAGAATTTCAACAGTGGGCATGCGGCGAAACGTGTAATTGATTTCCGTGGTTGGAAAGTGCTCCGCGTAATACGGCAGCATTTTGGAAATCGGAAGTTTGTCGGGATAGAAACTTCCCCGCCATTCCGGATATTGAAAACCCGAAGTGCCAACCCAAAGCATGGCGCGGACTGTAGCAGCGGCGTTCAAGTTTACCAGTGCGGGTTTGCATCTTCCGCCTTTTCTGCGCCCGGCCGATGCTCCAATCTCGCCGCATGAGTTGTCGTTCCTCGGTCCTGCGCCCGGTCGGGGCGCTGTGCCTGCTCGTCTGTTTTCCGGGCGCGCGACCGGCCGCGCACGCCGGATCAACGGTTGCAGACGCCCCGCAACGCCTGCCTCGGACGAACCTGATGGTTTTTCGAGGCACCAAAGGCGCCGTCCTGCCGGTCAAATCCGTTCGCGACTGGCAGAAACGACGGGCCGAAATCCTTCGCGCCATGCAAGAAATCATGGGACCGCTGCCGGAAAAACGGAAGCGCTGTCCTCTTGATGTGAAGATCGAAGAGGAGGTGGACTGCGGCGAATATGTGAGGCGCTTCCTTACTTATGTGTCCGAACCCGGCTCGCGCGTCCCGGCATATCTGCTGGTCCCAAAATCGGTGCTGGCCGGTAAAATCAAGGCACGAGGTGTTCTTTGCCTGCACCAGACCCATCGGCTCGGACAGAAGGTCGTCGTCGGTCTCGGCAACAGTCCGAACGACGAGTACGGCGTCGAGCTTGTGAAACGCGGTTACGTCTGCCTGGCTCCGCCGTACCCGCTACTGGCTGACTACAATCCCGATCTCAAAGCGCTCGGCTACCCGAGCGGCACGATGAAGGCGATCTGGGACAACATTCGCGGTCTGGACTTGCTGGAGTCACTGCCGTTCGTGAAGCGCGGCGCATTCGGCGTCATCGGACATTCGCTCGGCGGTCACAACGCCATCTTCACGGCGGTGTTCGACGAACGCATCAAGGTGATCGTCTCCAGTTGCGGCTTCGATTCCTTCGTTGACTATTACGGGGGCGATCCAGAGGTTTGGAAACCCGAACATGGCTGGTGCCAGACACGGTACATGCCCAGGCTCGCGAAATACGCGGGACGATTGGACGACCTTCCGTTCGATTTTACTGAACTCATCGGTGCGCTCGCGCCGCGAAACGTCTTCATCAACGCGCCGCTGGGCGATACAAATTTCAAATCGCGCAGCGTGGATGCCATTGCGAACGCCGCCCTGCCGGTTTTTGAGCTGTACCGTGCGCCGAAGAACCTCCGCGTTGAACATCCTGATTGCGGGCATTTATTTCCACGCGAGGTGCGGGCGATGGCTTACAAACTTTTCGACAACCATCTAAAATGAACGCGCCAATTCCCTCTGTGATGAACCGAATTGCTTCGACACCCGAACCGCCGTACTACGCGGTAGTTTTCACCTCGCAGCGCACTGAATCCGACGACGCGGGCTACGGCGAGATGGCCGCGCGCATGGTCGAACTGGCCGGCCAACAGCCCGGCTTCCTGGGCGTTGAATCCGTGCGTGACGCCGACGGCCTCGGCATCACCGTTTCGTATTGGAAAAGTCTCGACGCAATCAGGAACTGGAAACGGAACGAAGAACACCTCGTCGCACAGGCGAAGGGAAAGTCGGATTGGTATCAGCATTACCGGCTGCGGATTTGCAAAACGGAGCGGGAGTATGGACTCGAGCAACCGGTCGGAACCGCATCTTGACACGAATTGCGTAAATCAACGCAGGTTCGCATTTCTGGTTTAACTCGATTCATGCCGCTATAATTTGAGCAGCCTCTTCGTGTTCTCAAAGAGAATTTTTCTTTCGATGGCCTTGCTCGGCGCGAAGCGGCGAATCGCTGCGATGATCTGTGCGCCCTGACATTTCTCTCCTGAGCCGACCGTGTCTTCGCAATCGCTGCCAAAGACGAGTTTGTTCTGGTGTCGTTCCAGAAACCCGGGCGTGAACTCCGGGTCGCGCGTCAGCCCGTTCAACCCCGAGCCGGCCGAGCAATCGCCGAACATGTTCGGATAATCCGACAGGAGACGGTCGGTGATGCCCCCCGGCGTCACCCCGCCTTTCGGGTAAAGCACGGCCTGGTCTGCATGGTTCTTGTCGATGTTGGCCCACCAGGTCTGGGCGTGGCCGATGAAGTTCACCTTCGGATACTTCTCCAGAACCTTGTGAAACCGTTCGATGTGGAGGTTATACGTCTCGTGTTGGAAATGCAGCAGCACCGGCACGCCATGGGCCTGCGCGAGTTCAGCCACGCGCCCGATGTAAACCGAATCGCAGTCCACGCTGAACTTCTGCTCGCCAATACCGCGCGCGCCGAGCTTCAAATACTTCTCCATCTCCGCCTTTGCTTCGGGCAGGTCAGGCACTTCATTGGTGAAAAACAGAAACTCTTTTGGATGCCCCCGGGCCAGATTTACGACCGACTCGTTGCCGTAGCACTCGGCCTGGAGGCCGTTGGCCTTGCCCTCGAGCGTCGAGGAGCGAATCACGGTCGAGCCCGCCGGCAGCAACACCGTGAGCGACACGCCCATCGTCTTCTGGTGTCGGATCAAATCCTCATCCGAACGACCGTGGTAGTGCGTGTGTTGATGGATGTCGATGATCGGGTCAGCCTTCGCATCCCCCTCGGCCCCGACCAGACTCATTCGCGGGGCCAGCGTCAGTGTCGCGGACACGCCGATGAACCGGCGGCGGGACAGTTTCACTGGACAGGGCGCGGCCATCGCATGTGGTTTGGCGGGGAAAGGTTTGCCGGTTTTCTCCCGCAGTTCAAACTCGAATTGAGGTTCCCGGGATTTTATTGCTTCCGTGAAGCGCGTTTGTTGTCCCATCATCCGGTTGATGAAGCCTTGCAGCAAGTGGAGAGTCGCACTGGCATTGTTCCTGGTGTTCTCGCTCCGCGCTTTCGCCGCCGAACCGGAAGTGTCCGATCAGGATCTTCCCCGCGTCCCTCCGACCGAGCCGGACAACGCGTTGTCCACGTTCCAGGTCAAAAAGGGTTTCCGCCTCGAACTGGTCGCCGCCGAGCCGCTGGTCGTTGACCCGATTGCGATGTCGTTCGACGAAGATGGGAGGCTGTTCGTCGTCGAGATGCGCGATTATTCCGAGCGCCGAAACGAAACGCCGCACCTTGGCCGGATCCGCATGCTCGAAGACACGGACGGCGACGGCCGCTTCGACAAAAGCACGGTTTACGTGGACAAACTGCCGTGGCCGACTGCGGTGTTTTGCTACAACGGCGGCGTGTTCGTGGGCGCAACACCGGACATTCTTTATTGCAAGGACATGAACGGCGATGGCGTGGCGGACACGCGCGAGGTGGTTTTCACGGGCTTCGCCAGCGATTACGCGCCTTTCGAGACGAACCGCCTGAATGTCCAGGCCCTGATGAACTCGTTCAACTGGGGACTCGATAACCGCATCCACGGTTCCGCCAGCATGAGCGGCGGCAAGGTGGTTTGCGCCAGGCAACCCGGAAACGCACCGGTTGATTTGCGCGGCAAGGATTTCTCGTTTGATCCGCGTACGCTGGACTTCCGCGCTGAAAGCGGCGGCGGGCAGCACGGGATGAGCTTCGACAATCGCGGAAGAAAATTTGTCTGCAGCAACAGCGACCACATCCAGCTCGTGATGTATGAAGACCGCTACCTGGCGCGAAACCCTTATTTCACCATGCCCCCACCGCGCATGAGCATTGCGGCGGACGGGCCGGCAGCTGAAGTTTTCCGTATCAGCCCGGACGAACCGTGGCGCGTCATCCGTACACGCTGGCGCGTCACCGGTCTCGCGACCGGGCCGGTTGAAGGCGGCGGACGACCTTCGGGTTATTTCACCGGCGCAACGGGAGCGACGATCTATCGCGGCGATGCGTTCCCTGAAGATTACCGGGAGAACGCGTTTATCGCGGACTGCGGCAGCAATCTGGTTCATCGGAAAAAACTTTATCCGGACGGAGTCGGCCTCGTTGCGCGGCGGGCGGAGGACGAACAGAAAACCGAATTCCTCGCCAGCCGCGACAACTGGTTTCGCCCGGTGCAGTTCGCCAACGCGCCCGATGGGACGCTCTACATCGCGGACATGTACCGCGAAGTCATCGAGCATCCGTGGTCGCTGCCGGAGTCAATCAAGAAGCACCTTGATTTGAACAGCGGCAACGACCGTGGCCGCATTTACCGCGTTGTGCCCGAAGGTTTCAAACAGCCGAAGCTGCCGCATCTGAGCGACGCGACAACGCAGGAACTCGTCGCACTGTTGGAAAGTCCAAACGGCTGGCACCGCGACACCGCCGCACGCCTGCTTTGCGAACGACAGGACAAATCAGCTGTGTCGTCGCTGGAAAAACTGTTCAAAACATCCAAATCACCGCTGGCACGGATGCACGCGTTGTATGGGCTGGACGGGTTGGGAGCATTGTCGCAAACGCATCTTTTGAAAGCACTGAACGACCACGATGCTTTGGTGCGAGAGCACGCGGTGCGATTGACTGAGCAGTTTGCTCCGCGCACCGACGCCATTACGCGACCGCTTTGGAAAAAAGCCGCCTCGTTGTCCCGCGATCCCGATATTCGGGTGCGCTATCAACTTGCCTTCGCACTCGGTCAATCCAAGAACCCTGCAAGGATCAAGGCCCTCGCCGAAATCGCGCGTCACGACGCTGATGATCGTTGGATGCGGGCCGCCGTCCTGAATTCGTTGAAGTACGGCGCCGGCGAAATGTTCAGGGAGTTGATCGGCGACGCACGGTTTCGAGGCTCACACGGGGCGCCGGAATTCCTCCGGCAACTAGCCGGTGTCATCGGAACGAAGAATGACCCCGTGGACGTCGGAGCCGTGTTGAACGTTCTGGCGAACAACGCCGATTCCGACGTCGAGTTTCTCTCCGCCCGCGGGTTGGGCGACGGCCTGCGCAACGCCGGCAGTTCGCTGGGGGGCGTTGACGCAGCCGGAAAACTGAAGTCAATGTTCGCGCGCGCGGCAACGATGGCGGGGGATGCGAGAACCCCCGGGCGAACGCGAATTCAAGCAATCCAGTTGCTCGCTTTGACCAGCTTTGACCGGGCGGGAGGGACTCTGTCGTCATTGCTCGGCTCGGCTCAATCGGAGCCGGTCCAGGAGGCCGCGCTCGAAGCGCTGGGCAAGTTTGCCGATTCACGAGTCAGCGAAGCGGTGTTGACGAACTGGCACCGGCTCACCGCGCGCGTTCGCGGTGAGGGAGTGGCGGTGATGCTGACGCGACCGGAGAGAACACTGGCTTTATTCAAAGCCATTGAGCAACGAACCGTCTCACCATCGGAGGTTACCGCGCAACAGTTGCAGATGCTGCGAGGACACCGGGACCCGAGAATCCGCGAGCAAGCGATTCGATTGTTCGGCGCGAAGCCAACGGCCGGGCGTGATGAAGTCGTTAAGACGTTTCTACCCGCGTTGCAACTGCGCGGCGATCCAGTGAACGGCAAAAGGATTTATCTGGAACGTTGCGCAACCTGCCA
This genomic window from Candidatus Angelobacter sp. contains:
- a CDS encoding SDR family oxidoreductase, with translation MHELANCVAIVTGGASGIGRALCEQLASDGAFAVVADINIGKAEEVAAAIREHGGRAEAAQLDVSREAEVQHLVSKIVAAHGRLDYMFNNAAVAIVGELRDGNVADFRRVVDVNLLGVVHGTMAAYAVMLRQGFGHIVNMSSMTGLMPTPIITAYSTTKWAIIGFSTSLRVEAAGLGVKVSVACPGLVRTNMGEHNVYWNVRKEDHLAQLPLRWAIEPGQAAKGILRGVARNQELIVFPFSSRAAWWMSRICPWVFAPLMRGMLNRFRALRIKP
- a CDS encoding DUF6600 domain-containing protein; its protein translation is MKTKQIVVCMVMAGGFSVGVFNALALHEISASVEIRAEADFYAPLEAQGVWVEVGSYGRCWHPARVEAGWRPYAVGHWVWTDDCGWYWVSDEPWAWACYHYGRWVYDPRAGWVWVPGVEWGPAWVAWRVGGGYVGWAPLPPHVEFGRGEVILASRVTVAPEHFVFVEANHFHDRITPASVIVNNKTVISKTTLLTNIKRADRTFSGTAPQRVVVNEGPGLSAMQKATDQKIRKAEIREMVRQTPAPEAVTRRGQPGRGPEAAQTAARPEKERNQGGRDIAPPQGKSANDDDSSDREKGHGGDGEKGKGRGSKKR
- a CDS encoding DUF6797 domain-containing protein, with the protein product MRNLFCVVAAILSAVELAAQPARVEPVRGPFWSGTVRGKGRNEILADKGIVITVGADKRAYVCYDTDLMRLSLVWTGDFLEFGNTLSRIEWPPPPQVKGDPLFGTRPGPGWAKDGDFTDPRRDHQGPLPKDRAHYRGLHVHGDNVILSYTVGDCEVLEMPGVENTETGVVFTRTFQVGRSSAPLTLLVAEAGQAAKSDGKSGPAAGNVAVLMDAAGAGGGVIAAGLRGTLEGAAWENVNGRIHLKLPPLKDPARFQLAIWRGPQKDLTRTATGLITRGPAVDLAGFCNGGPAHFPEPAVTRGVRGTGDGPYIADTLTEPYPNPWNVHTFFGGFDFFADGRAATCTFHGDVFIVSGIDDSLEKLTWRRFATGMFQPLGLKIVDDTVYVLGRDQITRLHDLNHDGEADFYENFNNDVIVTPNYHEFALDLHTDSKGNFYFAKGAPWEPEVTSPHQGCLFKVSRDGAKFEVIATGFRAPNGMTVGPHDEITVSDNQGHWMPSSKLNWIREGGFYGMTPSAHRDLELRRNGTNFTANPSDPRVRAKYGFRGWDADSPIPDHYDLPFCWLPMSMDNSSGGQVWVTGDKWGPLKDHLLFMSYGKCTLFEVMKEDVDGVTQGGMVQLPLKFNSGLMRGRVNPRDGQVYLCGLKGWQTSATRDGGFYRVRFTGKPVHLPSALHAMKNGMEIAFASPLDDKSATDAQNYSVEQWNYLWTGNYGSPDFSVRNPAEKKHDRPEVKSARLSADKKTVFLEIPDIRPCDQMKIRFNIDAADGTPVSQEIYNTIYKLGRERKLGTN
- a CDS encoding DNA-3-methyladenine glycosylase → MHETAIEHLVNSDKVLARLIRKVGPCELKSRRRHTPFRSLVRAVAHQQLNGTAATAILNRVIALYPDRTFPTPEDLLATPDRRLRGAGLSRAKTAAVKDIAAKTIEGVVPSSRVIARLSNEEIVERLTVIRGVGPWTVEMLLIFTLGRLDVLPATDFGVRKGFAVTYKRKGLPEPAELLEHGERWRPFRSVAAWYLWRALDGK
- a CDS encoding DUF1080 domain-containing protein, which codes for MKKSPLATLLFLGALAGCSTTGGGQLKSLFNGRDLTGWVAMYGGEWAVEDGLLVGRNGRDWSTNPEKSGSWLRTTKQYGDFVLELDYAINDGGNSGIFIRSALEKNPAFTGHEMQILADHGRQPTKGSAGSLYDVVPARKNMSKPAGEWNHVRIETHGRRIQISWNGEQTIDYETDRLTRGYIGLQNHDTTSVVKFRNIRIQEL
- a CDS encoding DUF72 domain-containing protein; protein product: MLWVGTSGFQYPEWRGSFYPDKLPISKMLPYYAEHFPTTEINYTFRRMPTVEILERWVIATPLEFKFTLKAPQEITHFRRLRDCEKVLGAFCNTLPALNSKLGVVLFQLPPGFARDIPVLADFMEALPHGVRVAFEFRHSSWHDDEVFALFKSKNAALCIADSERMATPIVLTADFGYFRLRDEGYRDADIACWAEKIAQNRKGLRDVFVYFKHEEKGVGAEFAKQLMGLLSGLPDT
- a CDS encoding alpha/beta hydrolase, with protein sequence MSCRSSVLRPVGALCLLVCFPGARPAAHAGSTVADAPQRLPRTNLMVFRGTKGAVLPVKSVRDWQKRRAEILRAMQEIMGPLPEKRKRCPLDVKIEEEVDCGEYVRRFLTYVSEPGSRVPAYLLVPKSVLAGKIKARGVLCLHQTHRLGQKVVVGLGNSPNDEYGVELVKRGYVCLAPPYPLLADYNPDLKALGYPSGTMKAIWDNIRGLDLLESLPFVKRGAFGVIGHSLGGHNAIFTAVFDERIKVIVSSCGFDSFVDYYGGDPEVWKPEHGWCQTRYMPRLAKYAGRLDDLPFDFTELIGALAPRNVFINAPLGDTNFKSRSVDAIANAALPVFELYRAPKNLRVEHPDCGHLFPREVRAMAYKLFDNHLK
- a CDS encoding antibiotic biosynthesis monooxygenase; its protein translation is MNRIASTPEPPYYAVVFTSQRTESDDAGYGEMAARMVELAGQQPGFLGVESVRDADGLGITVSYWKSLDAIRNWKRNEEHLVAQAKGKSDWYQHYRLRICKTEREYGLEQPVGTAS
- a CDS encoding amidohydrolase family protein, producing MKLSRRRFIGVSATLTLAPRMSLVGAEGDAKADPIIDIHQHTHYHGRSDEDLIRHQKTMGVSLTVLLPAGSTVIRSSTLEGKANGLQAECYGNESVVNLARGHPKEFLFFTNEVPDLPEAKAEMEKYLKLGARGIGEQKFSVDCDSVYIGRVAELAQAHGVPVLLHFQHETYNLHIERFHKVLEKYPKVNFIGHAQTWWANIDKNHADQAVLYPKGGVTPGGITDRLLSDYPNMFGDCSAGSGLNGLTRDPEFTPGFLERHQNKLVFGSDCEDTVGSGEKCQGAQIIAAIRRFAPSKAIERKILFENTKRLLKL